In Acidovorax sp. 106, the following proteins share a genomic window:
- a CDS encoding sulfite exporter TauE/SafE family protein, whose protein sequence is MHELAFVFAGFAVGLIVGLTGVGGGSLMTPILIFFFGIKPHMAVGTDLLFAAFTKMGGTVSLARQRLVPWKVVGQLCAGSIPAALLALWALHTLGPASGPAQRIMTTTLGFALLLTSAATLYKAIVFSSQRQAAEAAARKHHAGDPTRPRHWSLPILMGAVIGTLVTFTSVGAGAIGVTVLLLVYPLLPLPRIIGADIAYAVPLTLVAGLGHASLGSVDWPLLAQLLAGSLPGIWLGSRLVTRTPERLIRSALSLLLAWAGFKLLLI, encoded by the coding sequence ATGCATGAATTGGCGTTTGTTTTTGCGGGGTTTGCAGTGGGCCTGATCGTCGGGCTCACGGGCGTAGGCGGCGGTTCGCTGATGACGCCCATCCTGATCTTCTTCTTTGGCATCAAGCCCCACATGGCCGTGGGCACCGACTTGCTGTTTGCCGCCTTCACCAAGATGGGCGGCACCGTGAGCCTGGCCCGCCAGCGCCTGGTGCCCTGGAAGGTGGTGGGCCAGTTGTGCGCAGGCAGTATTCCGGCCGCCTTGCTGGCACTGTGGGCGCTACACACACTGGGCCCCGCCAGCGGCCCCGCCCAGCGCATCATGACCACCACGCTGGGCTTTGCGCTGCTGCTCACATCAGCGGCCACGTTGTACAAGGCAATTGTTTTTTCTTCCCAACGCCAGGCGGCCGAAGCGGCAGCCCGCAAGCACCACGCGGGCGACCCTACGCGCCCCCGCCACTGGAGCCTGCCTATTTTGATGGGCGCCGTAATCGGCACGCTGGTCACCTTCACCTCGGTGGGTGCGGGGGCGATTGGTGTCACGGTGCTGCTGCTGGTGTACCCCCTGCTGCCCCTGCCGCGCATCATTGGCGCCGACATCGCCTACGCCGTGCCATTGACCCTCGTGGCCGGTCTGGGACACGCCTCGCTAGGCTCAGTCGACTGGCCTTTGCTTGCACAATTGCTGGCTGGCTCGCTGCCGGGCATCTGGCTGGGTTCGCGCCTGGTCACCCGCACGCCTGAGCGGCTTATCCGCTCTGCCCTCTCGCTGTTGCTCGCCTGGGCGGGCTTCAAACTGCTTTTGATCTAG
- the mnmC gene encoding FAD-dependent 5-carboxymethylaminomethyl-2-thiouridine(34) oxidoreductase MnmC yields the protein MSEPIDWLPDGTPYSPRFGDRYHSENGGLDQARRVFLQGCGLPAAWAGQPQWRVLETGFGFGLNFLVTWAAWRADAHRPRLLHFISTEAWPVNAADLLRATTAHAELAPLAEQLHAQWWGLLPGVHRLAFEDGRVLLTLYVGDAQEMLRQQAPTADSVYLDGFSPSVNPEIWSAHTLKAVARCCRRGTQLATWTIARAVRDTLSECGFEVQRVPGVPPKRDNLHATYNPRWEPRARTATLPDAAQHATAQPQQCIVIGGGLAGAATAASLARRGWQVQVLDQASEPAAGASGLPAGVFAPHVSPDDAVLSRLSRCGVRTTLQQAQQRLQAGQDWGATGVLEHRTDGSPGLPADWNKGPGADWSTLAPPDAREQAGLPPDAVACWHAQAGWIRPAQMVRALLRESGVTWRGQCQVASLRPVPAASAANPAATEWQALDAQGDVLAQAPVVVIAAGAGSHTLLSDRWPLQPVRGQVSWGHYAAHLPPPAPFPANGHGNLVPSFGLGSTDQPGGEATERGWIMGSTFERDVTALPASATDQQAAHQSHWDKLQTLLPTAARQLQPSFDARLIGEDTAHTTTAKVEHWAAVRCTAPDRLPIVGPVHALALPGLWVCTAMGARGLTLALLCGELLAARLNAEPLPLDAKLARALSSERM from the coding sequence ATGTCCGAGCCCATCGACTGGCTGCCCGACGGCACCCCTTACAGCCCCCGCTTTGGCGACCGCTACCACAGTGAAAACGGTGGCCTGGACCAAGCCCGCCGGGTGTTTTTGCAAGGCTGCGGGCTGCCTGCCGCCTGGGCCGGACAGCCCCAGTGGCGCGTGCTGGAGACGGGCTTTGGCTTTGGGCTGAACTTTCTCGTCACCTGGGCCGCCTGGCGGGCCGACGCGCACCGCCCGCGCCTGCTGCACTTCATATCAACCGAAGCCTGGCCCGTGAATGCCGCCGACCTGCTGCGCGCCACCACGGCCCACGCCGAACTGGCGCCCTTGGCCGAGCAGTTGCACGCCCAGTGGTGGGGCCTGCTGCCTGGCGTGCACCGCCTGGCGTTTGAAGACGGCCGCGTGCTGCTCACCCTGTATGTGGGCGATGCGCAAGAGATGCTGCGCCAGCAGGCGCCCACGGCAGACTCGGTGTATCTGGACGGGTTCAGCCCTTCGGTCAACCCCGAGATCTGGAGCGCCCACACCCTCAAGGCCGTGGCGCGCTGCTGCCGCCGGGGCACGCAGCTGGCCACCTGGACCATTGCCCGCGCTGTGCGCGACACGCTGTCCGAATGCGGCTTTGAGGTGCAGCGCGTGCCCGGCGTGCCCCCCAAGCGCGACAACCTGCACGCCACCTACAACCCCCGCTGGGAACCACGGGCCCGCACAGCCACCTTGCCCGACGCAGCCCAGCACGCCACCGCGCAGCCCCAGCAATGCATCGTGATTGGCGGCGGCCTGGCAGGGGCCGCCACCGCAGCCAGCCTGGCGCGCCGGGGCTGGCAAGTGCAGGTGCTGGACCAGGCCAGCGAGCCCGCCGCTGGCGCATCGGGCCTGCCTGCCGGGGTGTTTGCCCCCCATGTTTCGCCCGACGATGCCGTGCTGTCGCGCCTATCGCGCTGCGGCGTGCGCACCACGCTGCAGCAAGCCCAGCAACGCCTGCAGGCCGGGCAAGACTGGGGCGCAACCGGCGTGCTGGAACACCGCACAGACGGCAGCCCTGGCCTGCCCGCCGACTGGAACAAAGGCCCTGGAGCCGACTGGAGCACCCTCGCCCCGCCCGATGCCCGCGAGCAGGCGGGCCTACCGCCCGACGCCGTGGCCTGCTGGCACGCCCAGGCGGGCTGGATACGCCCCGCCCAAATGGTGCGGGCACTGCTGCGTGAAAGCGGCGTGACTTGGCGCGGCCAATGCCAAGTGGCCAGCCTGCGGCCTGTGCCTGCCGCCAGCGCAGCAAACCCTGCAGCCACCGAATGGCAGGCACTCGATGCCCAGGGCGATGTGCTGGCCCAGGCTCCCGTGGTGGTGATTGCCGCAGGCGCGGGCAGCCACACCCTGCTGAGCGACCGCTGGCCCCTGCAGCCCGTGCGCGGCCAAGTGTCGTGGGGGCACTATGCCGCCCACCTGCCGCCGCCCGCGCCTTTTCCGGCGAACGGGCATGGCAACCTGGTGCCGTCTTTCGGGCTGGGCAGCACAGACCAACCGGGCGGCGAGGCCACTGAACGCGGCTGGATCATGGGCTCGACCTTTGAGCGCGATGTGACGGCGCTGCCCGCCAGTGCCACCGACCAGCAGGCGGCGCACCAATCACATTGGGACAAGCTGCAAACCCTGCTGCCCACGGCCGCCCGCCAGCTGCAGCCCAGCTTTGATGCCCGCCTGATCGGTGAAGACACCGCACACACCACAACAGCCAAAGTCGAACACTGGGCCGCCGTGCGCTGCACCGCCCCAGACCGCCTGCCCATCGTGGGGCCGGTGCACGCGCTGGCGCTGCCCGGCCTGTGGGTGTGCACCGCCATGGGCGCACGCGGGCTGACGCTGGCCCTGCTGTGCGGTGAACTGCTGGCTGCCCGCCTGAATGCCGAGCCGTTGCCGCTGGACGCCAAGCTGGCCCGGGCGCTGTCGAGCGAGCGTATGTGA
- a CDS encoding nitrite/sulfite reductase, producing the protein MYQYTEFDQQFVQQRARQFRDQLTRWQTGKLSEDAFRPLRLQNGWYVQRYAPMLRVAVPYGEIASRQLRVLAQIAREYDEPEAAVFKAAMEGQGKLGTTFLPKNCAHFTTRTNVQFNWIPLSKSADVMDLLASVQLHGIQTSGNCIRNTTTDALAGIAVDEIVDPRPYAEIIRQWTTLHPEFAFLPRKFKIAISGARDDRAATGWHDVGLHLVKNDAGEIGFKVFVGGGMGRTPVIGTVIREFLPWNQIMNYIEAIVRVYNEHGRRDNKYKARIKILVKAEGQQYIDDVEEEYRQILEVDGGPHTIPQAEFDRVAACFVAPKLSDIADVPPAALQASLDAQAAEHVMFGRWLQRNVHAHQNPQLRAVTLSFKRPGQAPGDATSEQLIALADLVDKYSGGEARVTHDQNVLLPWVHGSQLFSLWQEAKALGLASANVQLLTDMIACPGGDFCALANARSLPIAEAITQRYQDLDELDDIGEIDLHISGCINSCGHHHSGHIGILGVDKDGKEWYQVTLGGSDGSDLSGAAVAGKVIGPSFSAAEVPDVIEAVLSTYRDLRESGETFQNTVRRTGLDPFKEAAKLARHKDDTLATA; encoded by the coding sequence ATGTACCAATACACAGAATTCGACCAACAATTTGTGCAACAGCGGGCACGGCAATTCCGTGACCAGCTCACGCGCTGGCAAACCGGCAAGCTGTCTGAAGACGCCTTCCGCCCACTGCGCCTGCAAAACGGCTGGTACGTACAGCGCTATGCCCCCATGCTGCGCGTGGCCGTGCCTTATGGCGAAATCGCCAGCCGCCAACTGCGCGTGCTGGCCCAGATCGCCCGCGAGTACGACGAGCCCGAAGCGGCGGTCTTCAAGGCCGCCATGGAAGGCCAGGGCAAGCTGGGCACGACCTTCTTGCCCAAGAACTGCGCCCACTTCACCACCCGCACCAATGTGCAGTTCAACTGGATTCCGCTGTCCAAAAGCGCGGACGTGATGGACCTGCTGGCCAGCGTGCAACTGCACGGCATCCAGACCAGCGGTAACTGCATTCGCAACACCACCACCGACGCCCTGGCGGGCATTGCCGTGGACGAAATCGTGGACCCGCGTCCGTATGCGGAAATCATCCGCCAGTGGACCACGCTGCACCCCGAGTTCGCCTTCCTGCCCCGCAAGTTCAAGATCGCCATCAGCGGCGCCCGTGACGACCGCGCCGCCACTGGCTGGCACGACGTGGGCCTGCACCTCGTCAAGAACGACGCGGGCGAGATCGGCTTCAAGGTCTTTGTGGGCGGCGGCATGGGCCGCACGCCGGTGATTGGCACCGTGATCCGCGAGTTCCTGCCCTGGAACCAGATCATGAATTACATCGAGGCCATCGTGCGCGTGTACAACGAACATGGCCGCCGCGACAACAAGTACAAGGCCCGCATCAAGATTTTGGTGAAGGCCGAGGGCCAACAGTACATCGACGATGTGGAAGAGGAATACCGCCAGATTCTGGAAGTAGACGGTGGCCCCCACACCATTCCCCAGGCCGAGTTTGACCGCGTGGCCGCCTGCTTTGTGGCGCCGAAGCTGTCCGACATTGCCGACGTGCCCCCCGCAGCCTTGCAGGCCTCGCTGGACGCCCAAGCCGCCGAGCATGTGATGTTTGGCCGCTGGCTGCAGCGCAACGTGCACGCGCACCAAAACCCACAGCTGCGCGCTGTGACGCTGTCATTCAAGCGCCCCGGCCAAGCACCGGGCGATGCCACCAGCGAGCAGTTGATTGCCCTGGCAGACCTGGTGGACAAATACTCGGGCGGCGAAGCCCGCGTGACGCACGACCAGAACGTGCTGTTGCCTTGGGTGCATGGCAGCCAACTGTTCAGCCTGTGGCAAGAGGCCAAGGCCCTGGGCCTGGCCAGTGCCAATGTGCAGTTGCTCACCGACATGATCGCCTGCCCCGGCGGCGACTTCTGCGCACTGGCCAATGCCCGCTCGCTGCCCATTGCCGAGGCCATCACCCAGCGCTACCAAGACCTGGATGAGCTGGACGACATTGGCGAGATCGACCTGCACATCAGCGGCTGCATCAACAGCTGCGGCCACCACCACAGCGGCCACATCGGCATCCTGGGTGTCGATAAGGACGGCAAGGAGTGGTACCAGGTCACGCTGGGCGGCTCCGATGGGTCCGACCTGTCGGGCGCTGCCGTGGCCGGCAAGGTGATTGGCCCCTCTTTCTCTGCGGCTGAAGTGCCTGACGTGATCGAGGCCGTGCTCAGCACCTACCGCGACCTGCGCGAAAGCGGCGAGACATTCCAGAACACCGTGCGCCGCACCGGCCTGGACCCGTTCAAGGAAGCCGCCAAGCTGGCCCGCCACAAAGACGACACCCTGGCCACCGCTTGA
- a CDS encoding sulfate adenylyltransferase subunit 1: MSTTNSIAASAQPASAGAQNNHISALKFITCGSVDDGKSTLIGRLLVDSKAVLQDHLAGVQRGGETDLALLTDGLSAEREQGITIDVAYRYFATAQRKFIIGDAPGHEQYTRNMVTAASSADAAVVLVDATKLDWQNPDLALLPQTRRHSLLAHLLRVNSLVFAVNKLDAVADPAMAWTHIQGALARFAQAAGIAVRATVPVSALKGWNVVDANAGWCGYQGPTLLQVLEALPNTPADTALPLAFPVQWVEKFSSSSDTSQGRRVFWGRVASGTVAPGTPVQIFPSGQLATVAQVLDHARRPKDVPAGTSAGIILDREVDVSRGDWILAAPTAAAAVADDDFGDTPAAVPAWPASRELRTTIAWMDDEPLVAGRVYWALHGHRWIKAKVKAVVHKLNINTLAEEAATQLDPNAIGHVDLLLQEAIPAAAFGKARVLGSLILVDTASHKTAGAVLVN; this comes from the coding sequence ATGAGCACTACTAATTCAATAGCTGCCAGCGCACAACCAGCAAGCGCTGGAGCCCAAAACAACCACATCTCCGCCCTCAAGTTCATCACCTGCGGCAGCGTGGACGATGGCAAGAGCACGCTGATCGGCCGCCTGCTGGTGGACAGCAAGGCCGTGCTGCAAGACCACCTGGCGGGCGTGCAGCGCGGGGGCGAGACTGACTTGGCCCTGCTGACCGACGGCCTCTCTGCCGAGCGCGAGCAAGGCATCACCATCGACGTGGCCTACCGCTACTTCGCCACCGCCCAGCGCAAGTTCATCATTGGCGATGCGCCCGGCCACGAGCAGTACACCCGCAACATGGTCACTGCCGCCAGCAGCGCCGACGCCGCCGTGGTGCTGGTCGATGCCACCAAGCTCGACTGGCAAAACCCAGACCTGGCCCTGCTACCCCAGACCCGCCGCCACAGCCTGCTGGCCCACCTGCTGCGCGTCAATTCGCTGGTGTTTGCCGTGAACAAGCTCGACGCCGTGGCCGACCCGGCCATGGCCTGGACGCACATCCAGGGCGCGCTGGCCCGCTTTGCACAGGCTGCAGGCATTGCCGTGCGCGCGACAGTGCCCGTGTCGGCCCTGAAAGGCTGGAACGTGGTGGATGCCAACGCCGGGTGGTGCGGCTACCAAGGCCCCACGCTGCTGCAAGTGCTCGAAGCGCTGCCCAACACCCCCGCCGACACTGCGCTGCCCCTGGCCTTCCCCGTGCAGTGGGTCGAGAAGTTCTCGTCCTCTTCCGACACATCCCAAGGTCGCCGTGTGTTCTGGGGCCGCGTGGCATCGGGCACCGTGGCGCCCGGCACACCCGTGCAAATCTTCCCCAGCGGCCAGCTCGCCACCGTGGCCCAAGTGCTGGACCACGCCCGCCGCCCCAAGGACGTGCCCGCAGGCACCAGCGCGGGCATCATCCTCGACCGCGAGGTAGACGTATCGCGTGGCGACTGGATTTTGGCTGCGCCCACCGCTGCCGCTGCCGTGGCTGACGACGACTTTGGCGACACCCCCGCCGCCGTGCCCGCATGGCCCGCCAGCCGCGAGCTGCGCACCACCATCGCCTGGATGGACGACGAACCCCTGGTCGCAGGCCGCGTGTACTGGGCGCTGCACGGCCACCGCTGGATCAAGGCCAAGGTGAAAGCCGTGGTGCACAAGCTCAACATCAACACGCTGGCCGAAGAAGCCGCCACGCAGCTCGACCCCAACGCCATCGGCCATGTGGACTTGCTGCTGCAAGAGGCGATTCCGGCCGCCGCATTCGGTAAAGCGCGCGTGCTGGGCTCGCTGATTTTGGTGGACACCGCCAGCCACAAGACCGCTGGCGCGGTGCTGGTCAACTGA
- a CDS encoding DUF934 domain-containing protein: protein MKLLASHEHQPPAEGDARVVALANDADATTLPLEGVERVDLHFPNFTDGRAFSQAFLLRRRRGFAGEIRATGDVLIDQLVQMERTGFSSAVLAEGVDAADAQRQFELFSGFYQGDAVNPQPLFAHRAAA from the coding sequence CTGAAACTTCTCGCATCCCACGAACACCAGCCCCCCGCAGAGGGCGACGCCCGCGTGGTGGCGCTGGCCAACGATGCCGACGCCACCACGCTGCCGCTGGAAGGCGTGGAACGCGTGGACCTGCACTTTCCCAACTTCACCGATGGCCGCGCGTTCAGCCAGGCCTTCTTGCTGCGCCGCCGCCGTGGCTTTGCGGGTGAGATCCGCGCCACGGGCGATGTGCTGATCGACCAATTGGTGCAGATGGAGCGCACGGGCTTTAGCAGCGCGGTGCTGGCCGAGGGCGTGGATGCCGCCGATGCCCAGCGCCAGTTCGAGCTGTTCTCTGGCTTCTACCAGGGCGATGCCGTGAACCCCCAGCCTCTGTTTGCCCACCGCGCTGCGGCCTGA
- the fdxA gene encoding ferredoxin FdxA, whose amino-acid sequence MTHVVSENCIKCKYTDCVDVCPVDCFREGPNMLVIDPDECIDCAVCIPECPANAIFAEEDLPGDQVAFIKLNADLAFADGWKSITKRKPALPDADEWNGKPGKIADLVK is encoded by the coding sequence ATGACCCACGTCGTTTCCGAAAACTGCATCAAGTGCAAGTACACCGATTGTGTGGACGTTTGCCCTGTGGACTGCTTCCGCGAAGGCCCGAACATGCTCGTCATCGACCCCGATGAATGCATCGACTGCGCCGTGTGCATCCCCGAGTGCCCCGCCAACGCCATCTTTGCCGAAGAAGACCTGCCCGGCGATCAAGTGGCATTTATCAAGCTCAACGCCGACCTGGCCTTTGCCGACGGCTGGAAGAGCATCACCAAGCGCAAGCCCGCACTGCCCGACGCGGACGAATGGAACGGCAAGCCAGGCAAGATCGCTGATCTGGTCAAGTGA
- the cysD gene encoding sulfate adenylyltransferase subunit CysD: MNTRTDTALLEKKNHDMSYHLNNSHLDALEEETIFILREVAAAFERPALLFSGGKDSLVMLKCAEKAFGTKASGGGIPYPLLMIDTGHNFTEVTDFRDFRAKELGAELIVRNVEDSMARGTVRLAHPGESRNVHQSVTLLEAIEEFRFDALIGGARRDEEKARAKERIFSHRDSFGQWQPKAQRPELWTLFNTRLQPGEHFRVFPISNWTELDVWQYIDREQIALPSIYYTHKRQVVDKKGLLMPVTELTPAREGDVVETRDVRFRTVGDITCTAPVESTAATPAEIVIETLAADVSERGATRMDDKTSDASMEKRKKDGYF; the protein is encoded by the coding sequence ATGAACACCCGGACCGACACCGCGCTGCTTGAGAAGAAGAACCACGACATGAGCTACCACCTCAACAATTCCCACCTCGACGCCCTGGAAGAAGAAACCATCTTCATCCTGCGTGAAGTCGCCGCCGCCTTCGAGCGCCCCGCCCTGCTGTTTTCGGGCGGCAAGGATTCGCTGGTCATGCTCAAGTGCGCCGAAAAGGCCTTTGGCACCAAGGCCAGCGGTGGCGGCATTCCGTACCCGCTCTTGATGATCGACACGGGCCACAACTTCACCGAAGTGACGGATTTCCGCGACTTCCGCGCCAAGGAACTCGGTGCCGAACTCATCGTGCGCAATGTCGAAGACTCGATGGCGCGCGGCACGGTGCGCCTGGCCCACCCCGGCGAGTCGCGCAACGTGCACCAGTCGGTCACACTGCTCGAAGCCATCGAAGAGTTCCGCTTTGACGCGCTGATCGGCGGCGCCCGCCGCGACGAAGAAAAGGCCCGCGCCAAAGAGCGCATCTTCAGCCACCGCGACAGCTTTGGCCAATGGCAACCCAAGGCCCAACGCCCCGAGCTGTGGACCCTGTTCAACACCCGCCTGCAGCCCGGCGAACACTTCCGCGTGTTCCCCATCAGCAACTGGACCGAGCTCGATGTGTGGCAGTACATCGACCGCGAGCAGATCGCCCTGCCCAGCATTTACTACACCCACAAGCGCCAGGTGGTGGACAAGAAGGGCCTGTTGATGCCGGTGACCGAGCTGACCCCCGCGCGCGAAGGCGACGTGGTGGAAACGCGCGACGTGCGCTTTCGCACCGTGGGCGACATCACCTGCACCGCGCCGGTGGAGAGCACGGCCGCCACCCCGGCCGAGATCGTCATCGAGACGCTGGCTGCGGACGTGAGCGAACGCGGAGCCACGCGCATGGACGACAAGACATCGGATGCTTCGATGGAGAAGCGCAAAAAAGACGGCTATTTCTGA
- a CDS encoding phosphoadenosine phosphosulfate reductase family protein has product MSQFDLARINADLGRNAPELVAWALGLGQPAIVTTNFRPFEAVILHMVTQVNPDVPVVWMDNGYNTEATYRFADEVTKQLGLKLQIYLPRRSRAHREAVEGATPALDDPRHAAFTEEVKLEPFARALRETAPKVWFTALRATDTAVRAQMDPVSINPDGLIKVAPLLHWSSKDLHEYCVKHGLPNNFDYVDPTKGEDNRECGLHLAH; this is encoded by the coding sequence ATGAGCCAATTCGATCTCGCACGCATCAACGCCGACCTCGGCCGCAACGCCCCAGAACTGGTGGCATGGGCGCTGGGCCTGGGCCAGCCCGCCATCGTTACCACCAACTTCCGCCCCTTTGAGGCAGTCATCCTGCACATGGTCACGCAAGTGAACCCCGATGTGCCCGTGGTGTGGATGGACAACGGCTACAACACCGAAGCCACCTACCGCTTTGCCGACGAAGTGACAAAGCAACTGGGCCTGAAGCTGCAAATTTACCTGCCACGCCGCTCGCGCGCGCACCGCGAAGCCGTGGAAGGTGCGACCCCAGCGCTGGACGACCCACGCCATGCCGCCTTCACCGAAGAAGTGAAGCTCGAGCCCTTTGCCCGCGCCCTGCGCGAAACCGCACCCAAGGTGTGGTTCACCGCGCTGCGAGCCACCGACACCGCCGTGCGTGCGCAGATGGACCCCGTCAGCATCAACCCTGATGGCCTGATCAAGGTGGCACCGTTGCTGCACTGGTCGTCCAAAGACCTGCACGAGTACTGCGTCAAGCACGGCCTGCCCAACAACTTTGACTATGTGGACCCCACCAAGGGCGAAGACAACCGCGAGTGCGGCCTTCATTTAGCCCACTGA